Proteins encoded in a region of the Sparus aurata chromosome 6, fSpaAur1.1, whole genome shotgun sequence genome:
- the LOC115583273 gene encoding V-set and immunoglobulin domain-containing protein 1-like, producing MELLPLVCLCLLSCSGDAVRVVVEQDSDAVLPCLISTKENITGKLFDWKKDGQKEVFMYDAGIHYNNGRTGQDEQFKGRVSHFQDQLKNGNASIKITRTKMADSGNYSCDFPRHQPSQPFIIELVVGAAPRPYIDTLAETNHWSLLQCEAHGVPRPTLKWEDSDNNTLPAEEPHISERGGRSYITVKITVTKTDNYSCVATQETLSHQVATVTSVVLTGSNTGWIAFIVVSLLLVVVSIVAVVAIVLYLKNRNKQHCKKVEKKIDGENPDPADKTTELLTGSTSDTTY from the exons ATGGAGCTTCTTCCTctcgtgtgtctctgtctgctgagctgctctggagacg CTGTCAGAGTGGTCGTGGAACAAGACAGTGATGCAGTTTTACCCTGTTTGATCAGCACCAAGGAGAACATCACAGGAAAACTGTTTGACTGGAAGAAAGATGGTCAGAAGGAGGTGTTCATGTATGATGCAGGCATTCATTACAATAACGGACGTACAGGTCAAGATGAGCAGTTCAAAGGTCGAGTCTCACATTTTCAAGATCAACTGAAGAACGGCAACGCCTCCATAAAGATCACAAGAACAAAGATGGCCGACAGCGGGAACTACAGCTGTGATTTTCCACGTCATCAGCCGAGTCAACCATTCATCATTGagcttgttgttg GTGCAGCTCCAAGGCCCTATATTGATACACTTGCTGAAACAAATCACTggtctctgctgcagtgtgaagctCACGGTGTTCCTCGTCCTACATTAAAGTGGGAGGACAGTGATAACAACACTCTTCCTGCTGAGGAGCCACATATATCGGAAAGAGGAGGTCGATCATACATCACTGTCAAGATTACTGTGACCAAGACCGACAACTACAGCTGTGTAGCTACACAGGAGACACTCAGCCATCAGGTTGCTACTGTGACCTCTGTGGTCTTGACAG GGTCCAACACTGGATGGATTGCTTTCATAGTTGTCAGCCTCCTTTTAGTTGTTGTTAGTATTGTTGCTGTAGTTGCTATTGTGCTTTACCTGAAGAATCGCAACAAACAACATTGTAAGAAAG tCGAGAAGAAAATCGATGGAGAAAACCCAGACCCAGCTGACAAGACAACAGAACTACTGACAG GTTCAACATCAGACACAACCTATTGA